From a region of the Etheostoma cragini isolate CJK2018 chromosome 20, CSU_Ecrag_1.0, whole genome shotgun sequence genome:
- the fsip1 gene encoding fibrous sheath-interacting protein 1 isoform X2 — translation MEIIRGNLDDISRPASSEQTGSRVSSVSLPHNDRIGSSTTPFALVVLTNEAADIQTQSSSEETMITSSASGPDKGQYHVKVTDEQKESSKLQKAIEEMRRLDEILSAKICIEKEVKRQRKEVKAKLWQELQNKPEGHSECAQEAMNTRLFLALEALTGTEEEDDFVPVFETQVPDCDHISDSLYLEQSEKRPESLTESFELRHEETRKEQFEGSQCGASKGKKKQKDFVKRNIELVSGEEDQVLMTPAEKERLAELLREVDEEDGAGGADREEDMWTGQGYSPEPSDLEQLIDIDSKICLLLPAEELHSVHSSYSILIMSQGRGSEVGWKGDGDPQPGEQVLLDLKERRGLEKRLKEIQQQLEILGQDQEMTNESPDLTEEQLLSLLDGCEPTESRTQDLEMNDTMRP, via the exons ATGGAAATTATCAGAGGAAATTTAGATGACATTTCTCGACCTGCATCGAGTGAGCAAACAGGTAGCCGTGTGTCGAGCGTTTCTTTGCCTCATAATGACAGAATTGGTTCTAGTACAACTCCGTTTGCCCTTGTTGTTTTGACCAATGAAGCTGCTGACATTCAG ACCCAGAGCAGCTCTGAAGAAACTATGATCACCTCATCAGCCAGTGGTCCAGACAAAG GTCAATATCACGTTAAAGTTACCGATGAACAGAAGGAAAGTTCAAAACTACAGAAAGCCATTGAGGAAATGAGACGACTTGATGAAATACTGTCTGCAAAGATCTGCATAGAAAAAGAAGTCAAGCGTCAAAGGAAAGAAGTTAAAGCAAAACTCTGGCAAGAGCTCCAG AATAAGCCTGAAGGTCACTCTGAATGTGCCCAAGAAGCCATGAACACAAGGTTGTTTTTGGCTCTGGAAGCACTCACTG GAACAGAAGAGGAGGACGACTTTGTGCCTGTGTTTGAAACTCAGGTTCCTGACTGTGATCACATCAGTGACAGCCTGTACTTGGAGCAAA GTGAAAAGAGGCCAGAGAGTTTGACAGAATCATTTGAACTACGCCATGAGGAGACAAGGAAAGAGCAATTTGAAGGCAGCCAATGTGGAGCTTCCAAAGGcaagaaaaaacagaaggacTTTGTCAAGAGAAACATTGAG CTAGTAAGTGGTGAAGAGGACCAAGTGCTGATGACCCCGGCAGAGAAAGAGCGTCTGGCCGAGCTCCTCCGAGAAGTAGATGAAGAGGACGGAGCCGGAGGCGCAGACAGAGAG GAGGACATGTGGACAGGCCAGGGTTACTCCCCGGAGCCTTCTGACCTGGAGCAGCTGATTGACATTGACTCCAAAATTTGCCTTCTCCTTCCTGCCGAAGAACTTCACTCAGTGCACAGCTCATACTCAATCCTTATCATGTCCCAG GGCCGTGGCTCAGAGGTTGGCTGGAAAGGCGATGGGGACCCGCAGCCAGGAGAGCAGGTCCTGCTAGATttaaaggagaggagagggctGGAGAAGCGGCTCAAAGAGATCCAACAGCAGCTGGAAATCCTGGGCCAGGACCAAGAGATGACT AATGAGTCACCAGACCTCACTGAAGAACAGTTACTTAGTCTGCTGGATGGATGTGAGCCGACAGAGAGCCGGACCCAGGATCTTGAGATGAATGACACCATGAGACCCTAA
- the fsip1 gene encoding fibrous sheath-interacting protein 1 isoform X3 has product MEIIRGNLDDISRPASSEQTGSRVSSVSLPHNDRIGSSTTPFALVVLTNEAADIQTQSSSEETMITSSASGPDKGQYHVKVTDEQKESSKLQKAIEEMRRLDEILSAKICIEKEVKRQRKEVKAKLWQELQQNKPEGHSECAQEAMNTRLFLALEALTGTEEEDDFVPVFETQVPDCDHISDSLYLEQSEKRPESLTESFELRHEETRKEQFEGSQCGASKGKKKQKDFVKRNIELVSGEEDQVLMTPAEKERLAELLREVDEEDGAGGADREGRGSEVGWKGDGDPQPGEQVLLDLKERRGLEKRLKEIQQQLEILGQDQEMTNESPDLTEEQLLSLLDGCEPTESRTQDLEMNDTMRP; this is encoded by the exons ATGGAAATTATCAGAGGAAATTTAGATGACATTTCTCGACCTGCATCGAGTGAGCAAACAGGTAGCCGTGTGTCGAGCGTTTCTTTGCCTCATAATGACAGAATTGGTTCTAGTACAACTCCGTTTGCCCTTGTTGTTTTGACCAATGAAGCTGCTGACATTCAG ACCCAGAGCAGCTCTGAAGAAACTATGATCACCTCATCAGCCAGTGGTCCAGACAAAG GTCAATATCACGTTAAAGTTACCGATGAACAGAAGGAAAGTTCAAAACTACAGAAAGCCATTGAGGAAATGAGACGACTTGATGAAATACTGTCTGCAAAGATCTGCATAGAAAAAGAAGTCAAGCGTCAAAGGAAAGAAGTTAAAGCAAAACTCTGGCAAGAGCTCCAG CAGAATAAGCCTGAAGGTCACTCTGAATGTGCCCAAGAAGCCATGAACACAAGGTTGTTTTTGGCTCTGGAAGCACTCACTG GAACAGAAGAGGAGGACGACTTTGTGCCTGTGTTTGAAACTCAGGTTCCTGACTGTGATCACATCAGTGACAGCCTGTACTTGGAGCAAA GTGAAAAGAGGCCAGAGAGTTTGACAGAATCATTTGAACTACGCCATGAGGAGACAAGGAAAGAGCAATTTGAAGGCAGCCAATGTGGAGCTTCCAAAGGcaagaaaaaacagaaggacTTTGTCAAGAGAAACATTGAG CTAGTAAGTGGTGAAGAGGACCAAGTGCTGATGACCCCGGCAGAGAAAGAGCGTCTGGCCGAGCTCCTCCGAGAAGTAGATGAAGAGGACGGAGCCGGAGGCGCAGACAGAGAG GGCCGTGGCTCAGAGGTTGGCTGGAAAGGCGATGGGGACCCGCAGCCAGGAGAGCAGGTCCTGCTAGATttaaaggagaggagagggctGGAGAAGCGGCTCAAAGAGATCCAACAGCAGCTGGAAATCCTGGGCCAGGACCAAGAGATGACT AATGAGTCACCAGACCTCACTGAAGAACAGTTACTTAGTCTGCTGGATGGATGTGAGCCGACAGAGAGCCGGACCCAGGATCTTGAGATGAATGACACCATGAGACCCTAA
- the fsip1 gene encoding fibrous sheath-interacting protein 1 isoform X1 — protein sequence MEIIRGNLDDISRPASSEQTGSRVSSVSLPHNDRIGSSTTPFALVVLTNEAADIQTQSSSEETMITSSASGPDKGQYHVKVTDEQKESSKLQKAIEEMRRLDEILSAKICIEKEVKRQRKEVKAKLWQELQQNKPEGHSECAQEAMNTRLFLALEALTGTEEEDDFVPVFETQVPDCDHISDSLYLEQSEKRPESLTESFELRHEETRKEQFEGSQCGASKGKKKQKDFVKRNIELVSGEEDQVLMTPAEKERLAELLREVDEEDGAGGADREEDMWTGQGYSPEPSDLEQLIDIDSKICLLLPAEELHSVHSSYSILIMSQGRGSEVGWKGDGDPQPGEQVLLDLKERRGLEKRLKEIQQQLEILGQDQEMTNESPDLTEEQLLSLLDGCEPTESRTQDLEMNDTMRP from the exons ATGGAAATTATCAGAGGAAATTTAGATGACATTTCTCGACCTGCATCGAGTGAGCAAACAGGTAGCCGTGTGTCGAGCGTTTCTTTGCCTCATAATGACAGAATTGGTTCTAGTACAACTCCGTTTGCCCTTGTTGTTTTGACCAATGAAGCTGCTGACATTCAG ACCCAGAGCAGCTCTGAAGAAACTATGATCACCTCATCAGCCAGTGGTCCAGACAAAG GTCAATATCACGTTAAAGTTACCGATGAACAGAAGGAAAGTTCAAAACTACAGAAAGCCATTGAGGAAATGAGACGACTTGATGAAATACTGTCTGCAAAGATCTGCATAGAAAAAGAAGTCAAGCGTCAAAGGAAAGAAGTTAAAGCAAAACTCTGGCAAGAGCTCCAG CAGAATAAGCCTGAAGGTCACTCTGAATGTGCCCAAGAAGCCATGAACACAAGGTTGTTTTTGGCTCTGGAAGCACTCACTG GAACAGAAGAGGAGGACGACTTTGTGCCTGTGTTTGAAACTCAGGTTCCTGACTGTGATCACATCAGTGACAGCCTGTACTTGGAGCAAA GTGAAAAGAGGCCAGAGAGTTTGACAGAATCATTTGAACTACGCCATGAGGAGACAAGGAAAGAGCAATTTGAAGGCAGCCAATGTGGAGCTTCCAAAGGcaagaaaaaacagaaggacTTTGTCAAGAGAAACATTGAG CTAGTAAGTGGTGAAGAGGACCAAGTGCTGATGACCCCGGCAGAGAAAGAGCGTCTGGCCGAGCTCCTCCGAGAAGTAGATGAAGAGGACGGAGCCGGAGGCGCAGACAGAGAG GAGGACATGTGGACAGGCCAGGGTTACTCCCCGGAGCCTTCTGACCTGGAGCAGCTGATTGACATTGACTCCAAAATTTGCCTTCTCCTTCCTGCCGAAGAACTTCACTCAGTGCACAGCTCATACTCAATCCTTATCATGTCCCAG GGCCGTGGCTCAGAGGTTGGCTGGAAAGGCGATGGGGACCCGCAGCCAGGAGAGCAGGTCCTGCTAGATttaaaggagaggagagggctGGAGAAGCGGCTCAAAGAGATCCAACAGCAGCTGGAAATCCTGGGCCAGGACCAAGAGATGACT AATGAGTCACCAGACCTCACTGAAGAACAGTTACTTAGTCTGCTGGATGGATGTGAGCCGACAGAGAGCCGGACCCAGGATCTTGAGATGAATGACACCATGAGACCCTAA
- the fsip1 gene encoding fibrous sheath-interacting protein 1 isoform X4 — protein MEIIRGNLDDISRPASSEQTGSRVSSVSLPHNDRIGSSTTPFALVVLTNEAADIQTQSSSEETMITSSASGPDKGQYHVKVTDEQKESSKLQKAIEEMRRLDEILSAKICIEKEVKRQRKEVKAKLWQELQQNKPEGHSECAQEAMNTRLFLALEALTGTEEEDDFVPVFETQVPDCDHISDSLYLEQSEKRPESLTESFELRHEETRKEQFEGSQCGASKGKKKQKDFVKRNIELVSGEEDQVLMTPAEKERLAELLREVDEEDGAGGADREEDMWTGQGYSPEPSDLEQLIDIDSKICLLLPAEELHSVHSSYSILIMSQNESPDLTEEQLLSLLDGCEPTESRTQDLEMNDTMRP, from the exons ATGGAAATTATCAGAGGAAATTTAGATGACATTTCTCGACCTGCATCGAGTGAGCAAACAGGTAGCCGTGTGTCGAGCGTTTCTTTGCCTCATAATGACAGAATTGGTTCTAGTACAACTCCGTTTGCCCTTGTTGTTTTGACCAATGAAGCTGCTGACATTCAG ACCCAGAGCAGCTCTGAAGAAACTATGATCACCTCATCAGCCAGTGGTCCAGACAAAG GTCAATATCACGTTAAAGTTACCGATGAACAGAAGGAAAGTTCAAAACTACAGAAAGCCATTGAGGAAATGAGACGACTTGATGAAATACTGTCTGCAAAGATCTGCATAGAAAAAGAAGTCAAGCGTCAAAGGAAAGAAGTTAAAGCAAAACTCTGGCAAGAGCTCCAG CAGAATAAGCCTGAAGGTCACTCTGAATGTGCCCAAGAAGCCATGAACACAAGGTTGTTTTTGGCTCTGGAAGCACTCACTG GAACAGAAGAGGAGGACGACTTTGTGCCTGTGTTTGAAACTCAGGTTCCTGACTGTGATCACATCAGTGACAGCCTGTACTTGGAGCAAA GTGAAAAGAGGCCAGAGAGTTTGACAGAATCATTTGAACTACGCCATGAGGAGACAAGGAAAGAGCAATTTGAAGGCAGCCAATGTGGAGCTTCCAAAGGcaagaaaaaacagaaggacTTTGTCAAGAGAAACATTGAG CTAGTAAGTGGTGAAGAGGACCAAGTGCTGATGACCCCGGCAGAGAAAGAGCGTCTGGCCGAGCTCCTCCGAGAAGTAGATGAAGAGGACGGAGCCGGAGGCGCAGACAGAGAG GAGGACATGTGGACAGGCCAGGGTTACTCCCCGGAGCCTTCTGACCTGGAGCAGCTGATTGACATTGACTCCAAAATTTGCCTTCTCCTTCCTGCCGAAGAACTTCACTCAGTGCACAGCTCATACTCAATCCTTATCATGTCCCAG AATGAGTCACCAGACCTCACTGAAGAACAGTTACTTAGTCTGCTGGATGGATGTGAGCCGACAGAGAGCCGGACCCAGGATCTTGAGATGAATGACACCATGAGACCCTAA